From a single Lytechinus variegatus isolate NC3 chromosome 9, Lvar_3.0, whole genome shotgun sequence genomic region:
- the LOC121421883 gene encoding uncharacterized protein LOC121421883 has translation MAKIVILITLFIFAHDVCRGISLMQGREANLIFPYPCDSTEVTLQQSNRRPFYSLTDGPSLSLPESQAQRFEVKNVINNGSCSLNLTIRDLMIDDQGTYFLFVYKDGNIIGDDIHRIYLKVDYPPDKAICDVGEDYDRGWVAVDCSANARSIPGKIECYQNDLRMPKLTDPALTGSLLKQSIIIRKSEPLFCCYSALNVNKSRCECDDTVLFQDEYHWKDPCPTITGQMSTESMYQKADHSMIITSLNSADNPLSSSTIMTNAMKITRSKVIRILLCSVYIISSVTLLIFIVIKPVMKHIIRHVRSNIASKYPFTTMDNGNDGECAKEKLNPNRECANISGKLKTMDV, from the coding sequence ATGgcaaaaattgttattttgatcaCTTTATTTATCTTCGCCCATGATGTGTGTAGAGGAATATCCTTAATGCAAGGTCGAGAAGCCAACTTAATTTTTCCATATCCATGTGATAGTACAGAAGTAACATTACAGCAATCAAACAGACGGCCATTTTATAGTTTGACAGATGGCCCATCACTGTCTTTGCCTGAAAGTCAGGCTCAGAGATTTGAGGTAAAGAATGTTATTAACAATGGGAGCTGCTCTCTGAATCTTACAATAAGGGATCTCATGATAGATGATCAAGGAACATACTTCTTGTTTGTTTACAAGGATGGTAACATAATAGGTGATGATATACATAGGATATACCTGAAGGTAGACTATCCTCCTGATAAAGCAATTTGTGATGTGGGTGAAGATTATGATAGAGGATGGGTAGCAGTAGACTGTTCAGCCAATGCTAGAAGTATTCCAGGAAAGATTGAATGCTATCAAAATGATTTACGGATGCCTAAATTAACAGACCCTGCTCTGACAGGCTCTTTATTGAAACAGTCTATAATCATAAGAAAATCAGAGCCACTGTTTTGTTGCTATTCTGCTTTGAATGTAAATAAATCAAGATGTGAATGTGATGATACTGTCTTGTTTCAAGATGAATACCATTGGAAAGACCCATGTCCTACCATCACAGGACAAATGTCAACAGAGTCTATGTACCAGAAAGCAGATCATTCAATGATTATAACGTCTTTGAACTCTGCAGACaacccattatcatcatcaactaTCATGACTAATGCAATGAAAATAACCCGAAGTAAAGTAATAAGAATATTATTGTGTTCTGTTTATATCATATCTTCAGTCACACTATTAATATTCATCGTAATTAAACCGGTGATGAAGCATATTATACGTCATGTACGTAGTAATATTGCATCAAAGTACCCATTTACAACAATGGATAATGGTAACGATGGAGAATGTGCTAAGGAGAAATTGAATCCAAATCGAGAATGTGCAAATATCTCTGGTaaattgaaaacaatggatgtatga